In Candidatus Peregrinibacteria bacterium, a single genomic region encodes these proteins:
- a CDS encoding dihydropteroate synthase, whose amino-acid sequence MFLKQLPFILGILNLTPDSFSDGGDFLNPEKAIQRAEEMMSEGADMIDVGAESSAPNSKEVLAEEEWNRLKIYFQNFRKRKSHFPSIRGKQRL is encoded by the coding sequence CATCCTCGGCATCCTCAACCTCACCCCCGACTCTTTCTCGGATGGCGGCGATTTCTTGAATCCTGAAAAAGCAATTCAGCGAGCAGAAGAAATGATGTCGGAAGGCGCCGACATGATTGATGTGGGAGCCGAAAGTTCCGCTCCAAATTCAAAAGAAGTTCTTGCGGAAGAAGAATGGAATCGGCTGAAAATATACTTCCAGAACTTCAGAAAAAGAAAATCCCATTTTCCGTCGATACGTGGAAAGCAGAGGTTGTGA
- the folP gene encoding dihydropteroate synthase, whose amino-acid sequence MESAENILPELQKKKIPFSVDTWKAEVVKKAMEFAPAMINDVTGLRGDPKMGEVLRQYENVQICIMYSKDETARTTFQNSSESNIVQKISSFFEERLRFCEEQGILKNRIILDPGMGAFLSADPDKSFEVLRRLSEFKKFECPLLVSTSRKSFLRNVSDPKNPKNRVVASVVSSLLAIQNGASIVRVHDVKEMGEAVKMWKAVSG is encoded by the coding sequence ATGGAATCGGCTGAAAATATACTTCCAGAACTTCAGAAAAAGAAAATCCCATTTTCCGTCGATACGTGGAAAGCAGAGGTTGTGAAAAAAGCGATGGAATTTGCGCCAGCAATGATCAACGACGTCACTGGACTTCGTGGCGATCCAAAAATGGGTGAGGTGCTTCGTCAGTATGAGAATGTTCAAATTTGCATCATGTATTCCAAAGATGAAACCGCACGGACGACTTTTCAGAATTCATCAGAATCAAATATTGTACAAAAAATCAGTTCATTTTTTGAGGAAAGATTACGATTCTGCGAAGAGCAGGGGATTTTAAAAAATCGAATCATCCTTGATCCCGGAATGGGAGCATTTTTGTCGGCAGATCCCGACAAAAGTTTTGAAGTGCTTCGTCGACTTTCTGAATTCAAAAAATTCGAGTGTCCACTTCTCGTGAGCACTTCGCGAAAGAGTTTTCTCCGAAATGTTTCTGATCCTAAAAATCCAAAAAATCGAGTCGTCGCTTCCGTCGTTTCCTCACTTCTTGCTATTCAAAACGGCGCATCCATCGTAAGAGTGCATGATGTGAAGGAGATGGGAGAAGCGGTGAAAATGTGGAAGGCGGTGAGTGGATAA